In Pseudomonas deceptionensis, a single window of DNA contains:
- the rpsL gene encoding 30S ribosomal protein S12 has protein sequence MATINQLVRQPRKRIVEKSDVPALQNCPQRRGVCTRVYTTTPKKPNSALRKVCRVRLTNGFEVSSYIGGEGHNLQEHSVVLIRGGRVKDLPGVRYHTVRGSLDTSGVKGRNQGRSKYGTKKPK, from the coding sequence ATGGCAACTATCAACCAGCTGGTACGTCAGCCGCGTAAGCGTATCGTCGAGAAATCCGACGTGCCTGCGCTGCAAAACTGCCCGCAACGTCGTGGCGTATGCACCCGTGTGTATACAACTACGCCGAAAAAACCTAACTCGGCACTGCGTAAAGTATGCCGTGTGCGCCTGACCAACGGTTTCGAGGTTTCCTCGTACATCGGTGGTGAAGGTCACAACCTGCAAGAACACAGCGTGGTACTGATTCGTGGCGGTCGTGTAAAAGACTTGCCAGGTGTTCGTTATCACACCGTTCGCGGCTCTTTGGATACTTCCGGCGTTAAAGGTCGTAACCAAGGTCGTTCGAAGTACGGTACCAAGAAGCCGAAGTAG
- the rpoC gene encoding DNA-directed RNA polymerase subunit beta': protein MKDLLNLLKNQGQVEEFDAIRIGLASPEMIRSWSFGEVKKPETINYRTFKPERDGLFCAKIFGPVKDYECLCGKYKRLKHRGVICEKCGVEVALAKVRRERMAHIELASPVAHIWFLKSLPSRIGLLMDMTLRDIERVLYFESYVVIDPGMTTLEKGQLLNDEQYFEALEEFGDDFDARMGAEAVRELLHAIDLEHEIGRLREEIPQTNSETKIKKLSKRLKLMEAFLGSGNLPEWMVLTVLPVLPPDLRPLVPLDGGRFATSDLNDLYRRVINRNNRLKRLLDLSAPDIIVRNEKRMLQEAVDALLDNGRRGRAITGSNKRPLKSLADMIKGKQGRFRQNLLGKRVDYSGRSVITVGPTLRLHQCGLPKKMALELFKPFIFGKLEMRGLATTIKAAKKMVERELPEVWDVLAEVIREHPVLLNRAPTLHRLGIQAFEPVLIEGKAIQLHPLVCAAYNADFDGDQMAVHVPLTLEAQLEARALMMSTNNILSPANGEPIIVPSQDVVLGLYYMTREAINAKGEGRVFADLQEVDRVFRAGEAALHAKVKVRISETVNDRDGGSVSNTRIVDTTVGRALLFQVVPKGLSYDVVNLPMKKKAISKLINQCYRVVGLKETVIFADQLMYTGFAYSTISGVSIGVNDFVIPDEKARIIAAATDEVKEIESQYASGLVTQGEKYNKVIDLWSKANDEVSKAMMSNLSKEKVIDRHGVEVEQESFNSMYMMADSGARGSAAQIRQLAGMRGLMAKPDGSIIETPITANFREGLSVLQYFISTHGARKGLADTALKTANSGYLTRRLVDVAQDLVVTEVDCGTEHGLLMTPHIEGGDVVEPLGERVLGRVIARDVYKPGTEEIIVPAGTLVDEKWVEFIELNSIDEVIVRSPISCETRFGICAKCYGRDLARGHQVNIGEAVGVIAAQSIGEPGTQLTMRTFHIGGAASRTSAADSVQVKNGGTVRLHNLKHVERVDGCLVAVSRSGELAIADDFGRERERYKLPYGAVISVKEGDKVDAGSIVAKWDPHTHPIVTEMKGTVTYVGMEEGITIKRQTDELTGMTNIEVLDAKDRPAAGKDIRPAVKMVGVDGKDLLLPGTDVPAQYFLPANALVGVADGAEIAIGDVIARIPQETSKTRDITGGLPRVADLFEARRPKEASILAEVSGTIAFGKETKGKRRLVITPNDGTDPYEELIPKWRHLNVFEGEQVNRGEVISDGPSDPHDILRLLGVSALAKYIVNEIQDVYRLQGVKINDKHIETILRQMLRKVEIAESGDSTFIKGDQMELTQVLTENERLGGEDKFVSKFTRVLLGITKASLSTESFISAASFQETTRVLTEAAVTGKRDYLRGLKENVVVGRLIPAGTGLAYHSERKRRREADKPLRVSASEVEAALTEALNSSGN from the coding sequence TTGAAAGACCTACTGAATTTGCTGAAAAACCAGGGTCAAGTCGAAGAGTTCGACGCCATCCGTATTGGATTGGCATCGCCTGAGATGATCCGTTCGTGGTCGTTCGGTGAAGTTAAAAAACCGGAAACCATCAACTACCGTACGTTCAAGCCTGAGCGTGACGGCCTGTTCTGCGCCAAGATCTTTGGCCCGGTAAAGGATTACGAGTGCCTGTGCGGTAAGTACAAGCGCTTGAAGCACCGCGGTGTGATCTGTGAGAAGTGTGGCGTTGAAGTCGCACTGGCCAAGGTCCGTCGCGAGCGCATGGCTCACATCGAACTGGCTTCGCCAGTTGCTCACATCTGGTTCCTGAAATCGCTGCCGTCCCGTATCGGCTTGCTGATGGACATGACCCTGCGTGATATCGAACGCGTTCTCTACTTCGAGAGCTATGTCGTTATCGATCCAGGCATGACCACTCTGGAAAAAGGTCAGCTGCTGAACGATGAGCAGTATTTCGAAGCGCTGGAAGAGTTCGGCGACGACTTTGATGCCCGTATGGGTGCTGAAGCCGTCCGTGAACTGCTGCACGCTATCGACCTGGAGCACGAGATTGGCCGTCTGCGCGAAGAAATTCCGCAAACCAACTCCGAAACCAAAATCAAGAAGCTGTCCAAGCGCCTGAAGTTGATGGAAGCCTTCCTGGGCTCCGGCAACCTTCCTGAGTGGATGGTTCTGACCGTTCTGCCGGTTCTGCCGCCAGATCTGCGTCCTTTGGTTCCGCTTGATGGCGGTCGTTTCGCGACTTCCGACCTCAACGATCTGTATCGTCGGGTAATCAACCGTAACAACCGCTTGAAGCGCCTGCTTGATCTGTCCGCTCCGGACATCATCGTGCGCAACGAAAAGCGTATGTTGCAAGAAGCGGTCGACGCCTTGCTCGACAACGGCCGTCGTGGTCGCGCCATTACCGGTTCGAACAAGCGCCCTCTGAAATCCTTGGCTGACATGATCAAGGGTAAGCAAGGTCGTTTCCGTCAGAACTTGCTCGGTAAGCGTGTTGACTACTCGGGTCGTTCGGTAATTACCGTAGGTCCGACCCTGCGTCTGCACCAGTGCGGTCTGCCGAAGAAAATGGCTCTTGAGCTGTTCAAGCCGTTCATTTTTGGCAAGCTGGAAATGCGTGGTCTTGCTACCACCATTAAAGCAGCCAAGAAGATGGTTGAGCGTGAGTTGCCGGAAGTTTGGGACGTTCTCGCTGAAGTTATCCGCGAACACCCGGTTCTTCTCAACCGTGCACCGACTCTTCACCGTCTGGGTATCCAGGCGTTTGAACCGGTACTGATCGAAGGTAAGGCTATCCAGCTGCACCCGCTGGTCTGTGCTGCGTACAACGCCGACTTCGACGGCGACCAAATGGCCGTGCACGTACCGCTGACACTGGAAGCCCAGTTGGAAGCGCGTGCGTTGATGATGTCGACCAACAACATTCTGTCGCCAGCCAACGGTGAGCCAATCATCGTTCCGTCGCAGGACGTTGTATTGGGTCTGTACTACATGACGCGTGAAGCGATCAACGCCAAGGGCGAAGGTCGTGTGTTCGCTGACTTGCAAGAAGTTGACCGTGTATTCCGTGCTGGTGAAGCCGCACTGCATGCCAAGGTCAAGGTTCGCATCAGCGAAACCGTCAACGACCGTGATGGCGGCAGCGTGAGCAACACCCGTATCGTCGACACCACTGTCGGCCGTGCGCTGTTGTTCCAGGTTGTGCCAAAAGGTCTGTCGTACGACGTCGTCAACCTGCCGATGAAGAAAAAAGCGATCTCCAAGCTGATCAACCAGTGCTACCGCGTGGTTGGTTTGAAAGAGACCGTTATCTTCGCTGACCAGTTGATGTACACAGGTTTTGCTTACTCGACCATTTCCGGCGTTTCCATCGGTGTTAACGACTTCGTTATCCCTGATGAAAAAGCTCGCATCATCGCGGCCGCAACCGATGAAGTGAAAGAGATCGAAAGTCAGTACGCCTCCGGCCTGGTAACCCAGGGCGAGAAGTACAACAAAGTAATCGACCTTTGGTCGAAAGCTAACGACGAAGTTTCCAAGGCCATGATGTCCAACCTCTCGAAAGAGAAGGTTATCGACCGTCACGGTGTTGAGGTTGAGCAAGAGTCGTTCAACTCGATGTACATGATGGCCGACTCCGGCGCACGGGGTTCTGCAGCGCAGATCCGTCAGCTGGCCGGTATGCGTGGTCTGATGGCCAAGCCGGACGGCTCCATCATTGAAACGCCGATTACTGCGAACTTCCGTGAAGGTTTGAGCGTACTTCAGTACTTCATCTCGACTCACGGTGCTCGTAAGGGTCTGGCGGATACCGCCTTGAAGACAGCTAACTCCGGTTATCTGACTCGTCGTCTGGTAGACGTTGCGCAAGACTTGGTTGTGACTGAAGTTGACTGCGGTACCGAACACGGTCTGCTGATGACTCCGCACATCGAAGGCGGCGACGTTGTTGAGCCATTGGGTGAGCGCGTTCTGGGTCGAGTAATCGCCCGTGACGTATACAAGCCGGGCACCGAGGAAATTATCGTTCCTGCGGGCACTCTGGTTGACGAGAAGTGGGTTGAATTCATCGAGCTGAACAGCATCGACGAAGTCATCGTGCGTTCGCCAATCAGCTGTGAAACTCGCTTCGGTATCTGTGCCAAGTGCTACGGTCGTGACTTGGCTCGTGGTCACCAGGTGAACATCGGTGAAGCTGTTGGCGTAATCGCTGCTCAGTCGATCGGTGAGCCGGGTACACAGCTGACCATGCGTACGTTCCACATCGGTGGTGCGGCAAGCCGGACCTCTGCTGCTGACAGTGTTCAGGTGAAGAATGGCGGTACTGTCCGTCTTCATAACCTCAAGCACGTTGAGCGTGTAGATGGCTGCCTGGTAGCTGTATCCCGTTCGGGTGAGCTGGCCATCGCTGATGACTTCGGTCGTGAGCGTGAGCGCTACAAGCTGCCGTACGGCGCCGTGATTTCGGTTAAAGAAGGTGACAAGGTTGACGCTGGCTCGATCGTAGCCAAGTGGGATCCGCACACTCACCCAATCGTTACCGAAATGAAAGGTACCGTGACCTACGTGGGCATGGAAGAAGGCATCACGATCAAGCGTCAGACTGACGAATTGACCGGTATGACCAACATTGAAGTCCTCGACGCCAAAGACCGTCCAGCTGCCGGCAAGGACATCCGTCCAGCCGTTAAGATGGTTGGTGTGGATGGCAAGGATCTGCTGTTGCCAGGTACCGACGTACCGGCTCAGTACTTCCTTCCAGCCAACGCCCTGGTCGGTGTAGCGGATGGTGCGGAAATCGCGATCGGTGACGTTATCGCTCGTATTCCGCAAGAAACTTCGAAAACTCGAGACATCACCGGTGGTCTGCCACGCGTTGCTGACTTGTTCGAAGCGCGTCGTCCGAAAGAAGCCTCGATTCTGGCTGAAGTCAGCGGCACCATCGCGTTCGGTAAAGAAACCAAAGGCAAGCGCCGTCTGGTTATTACCCCGAACGACGGTACTGATCCGTACGAAGAGCTGATTCCGAAGTGGCGTCACCTGAACGTCTTCGAAGGCGAGCAAGTGAACCGCGGCGAAGTTATCTCCGACGGTCCAAGCGATCCACACGATATCCTGCGTCTGCTGGGTGTAAGTGCGCTGGCCAAGTACATCGTTAACGAGATCCAGGACGTTTACCGTCTGCAAGGCGTAAAAATCAACGATAAGCACATCGAGACCATTCTGCGTCAGATGCTGCGTAAAGTTGAGATCGCCGAGTCTGGTGATTCCACCTTCATCAAGGGCGACCAGATGGAGTTGACCCAGGTGTTGACCGAAAACGAGCGTTTGGGTGGCGAAGATAAATTCGTTTCCAAGTTCACTCGCGTTCTGTTGGGTATCACCAAGGCGTCGTTGTCGACTGAGTCGTTCATCTCCGCGGCCTCTTTCCAAGAGACCACCCGCGTACTGACCGAAGCAGCGGTAACCGGCAAGCGCGACTACCTGCGCGGCCTGAAAGAAAACGTTGTCGTGGGTCGTTTGATCCCGGCTGGTACCGGTTTGGCATACCACAGCGAGCGTAAGCGCCGCCGTGAGGCTGACAAGCCGTTGCGCGTAAGCGCCAGTGAAGTGGAAGCTGCACTGACCGAAGCGCTGAACTCGAGCGGTAACTGA
- the rplC gene encoding 50S ribosomal protein L3 has protein sequence MTIGVVGRKCGMTRIFTEEGVSIPVTVIEIEPNRVTQFKTEETDGYRAVQVTVGERRASRVTAAQAGHFAKANVAAGRTVMEFRLEEGEYQAGDLINAEIFTAGQMVDVTGQSKGKGFQGTIKRWNFRGQDNTHGNSVSHRVPGSIGQCQTPGRVFKGKKMSGHMGAERVTVQSLEVVRVDAERNLLLVKGAVPGATGGNLVVRPAAKARG, from the coding sequence ATGACTATTGGTGTAGTCGGTCGTAAATGCGGTATGACCCGTATTTTCACCGAAGAAGGTGTCTCCATTCCGGTTACGGTCATTGAGATCGAGCCGAATCGCGTCACCCAGTTCAAAACTGAAGAAACCGATGGCTATCGTGCAGTGCAAGTCACTGTCGGCGAGCGTCGCGCTTCGCGTGTAACAGCTGCTCAAGCGGGTCACTTCGCTAAAGCAAACGTTGCAGCCGGTCGTACCGTAATGGAATTCCGTCTTGAAGAAGGCGAGTACCAGGCAGGCGATCTGATCAACGCTGAAATCTTCACCGCAGGTCAGATGGTCGATGTGACCGGTCAGTCCAAAGGTAAAGGCTTCCAGGGTACGATCAAGCGTTGGAATTTCCGTGGCCAAGATAACACTCACGGTAACTCCGTTTCCCACCGCGTCCCGGGCTCTATTGGCCAGTGCCAGACTCCTGGTCGTGTATTCAAGGGCAAAAAAATGTCCGGTCATATGGGCGCTGAGCGCGTGACCGTGCAGTCCCTCGAAGTAGTGCGCGTCGACGCTGAACGCAATCTGTTGTTGGTCAAGGGTGCTGTTCCTGGCGCTACTGGCGGCAACCTGGTTGTACGTCCGGCGGCCAAGGCTCGCGGTTAA
- the tuf gene encoding elongation factor Tu: MAKEKFDRSLPHVNVGTIGHVDHGKTTLTAALTRVCSEIFGSAIVDFDKIDSAPEEKARGITINTAHVEYNSLIRHYAHVDCPGHADYVKNMITGAAQMDGAILVCSAADGPMPQTREHILLSRQVGVPYIVVFLNKADLVDDAELLELVEMEVRDLLSTYDFPGDDTPIIIGSARMALEGKDDNEMGTTAVRKLVETLDTYIPDPVRVIDKPFLMPIEDVFSISGRGTVVTGRIERGIVRVQDPLEIVGLRDTTVTTCTGVEMFRKLLDEGRAGENCGVLLRGTKRDDVERGQVLVKPGSVKPHTTFEAEVYVLSKEEGGRHTPFFKGYRPQFYFRTTDVTGNCELPEGVEMVMPGDNIKMVVTLIKTIAMEDGLRFAIREGGRTVGAGVVAKIIA; encoded by the coding sequence GTGGCTAAAGAAAAATTTGATCGTTCCCTACCGCACGTCAACGTTGGCACTATCGGTCACGTTGACCATGGTAAAACCACGCTGACTGCAGCTCTGACTCGTGTTTGCTCCGAGATTTTCGGTTCGGCAATCGTTGACTTCGATAAAATCGACAGCGCGCCAGAAGAAAAAGCTCGTGGTATCACCATCAACACTGCGCACGTTGAATACAACTCGCTGATCCGTCACTACGCTCACGTTGACTGCCCAGGTCACGCTGACTATGTGAAGAACATGATCACCGGTGCTGCTCAGATGGACGGCGCTATTCTGGTTTGTTCGGCCGCTGATGGTCCGATGCCACAAACCCGTGAGCACATCCTGCTGTCCCGTCAGGTTGGCGTTCCGTACATCGTGGTTTTCCTGAACAAGGCTGACCTGGTAGACGACGCTGAGCTGCTGGAACTGGTTGAGATGGAAGTTCGTGACCTGCTGTCGACTTACGACTTCCCAGGCGACGACACTCCGATCATCATCGGTTCTGCTCGTATGGCTCTGGAAGGCAAAGACGACAACGAAATGGGCACCACTGCCGTTCGTAAACTGGTTGAGACTCTGGATACTTACATTCCGGATCCAGTTCGTGTTATCGACAAGCCGTTCCTGATGCCAATCGAAGACGTATTCTCGATCTCCGGTCGCGGTACTGTTGTGACTGGTCGTATCGAGCGCGGTATCGTTCGCGTTCAAGATCCGCTGGAAATCGTTGGTCTGCGTGACACTACTGTCACCACCTGCACCGGCGTTGAAATGTTCCGTAAGCTGCTTGACGAAGGTCGTGCTGGCGAGAACTGCGGCGTGCTGCTGCGCGGCACCAAGCGTGACGACGTAGAGCGTGGCCAGGTTCTGGTTAAGCCGGGTTCGGTTAAGCCGCACACTACCTTCGAAGCTGAAGTGTACGTGTTGAGCAAAGAAGAAGGCGGCCGTCATACTCCGTTCTTCAAAGGCTACCGTCCACAGTTCTACTTCCGGACCACTGACGTGACCGGTAACTGCGAACTGCCGGAAGGCGTTGAAATGGTAATGCCAGGCGACAACATCAAAATGGTTGTCACCCTGATCAAAACCATCGCAATGGAAGACGGTCTGCGTTTCGCAATCCGTGAAGGCGGTCGTACCGTCGGCGCTGGCGTAGTAGCCAAAATCATTGCTTAA
- the rpsJ gene encoding 30S ribosomal protein S10 encodes MQNQQIRIRLKAFDHRLIDQSTQEIVETAKRTGAQVRGPIPLPTRKERFTVLVSPHVNKDARDQYEIRTHKRVLDIVQPTDKTVDALMKLDLAAGVEVQISLG; translated from the coding sequence ATGCAAAATCAGCAAATCCGTATCAGGTTGAAGGCTTTTGACCATCGCCTGATCGACCAATCAACCCAGGAAATCGTGGAAACCGCGAAACGTACTGGTGCTCAAGTGCGTGGTCCAATTCCACTGCCTACCCGTAAAGAGCGGTTCACCGTTCTGGTCTCCCCGCACGTCAACAAAGACGCGCGTGACCAGTACGAGATCCGTACTCATAAGCGCGTTCTGGACATCGTCCAGCCAACGGATAAAACCGTTGATGCACTTATGAAGCTTGATCTTGCGGCCGGTGTGGAAGTGCAGATCAGCCTCGGCTAA
- the fusA gene encoding elongation factor G, which produces MARTTPISRYRNIGIVAHVDAGKTTTTERVLFYTGKSHKMGEVHDGAATTDWMVQEQERGITITSAAITAFWKGSAKQYKDEHRFNVIDTPGHVDFTIEVERSLRVLDGAVVVFCGTSGVEPQSETVWRQANKYGVPRLVYVNKMDRAGANFLRVIEQIKKRLGHTPVPIQLAIGSEDNFQGQIDLINMEAVYWNDADKGMVPVRKEIPAELKDLADEWRDNMVQAAAEANEELMNKYLEGEEFTIAEIKAALRQRTIAGEIVLAVCGSSFKNKGVPLVLDAVIDFLPAPSDIPAIKGTDPDDESIELERHADDSEPFSALAFKIATDPFVGTLTFVRVYSGVLNSGDGVINSVKGKKERVGRMVQMHANAREEIKEVRAGDIAALIGMKDVTTGETLCNADKPIILVRMDFPEPVISVAVEPKTKDDQEKMGIALGKLAQEDPSFRVKTDEETGQTIISGMGELHLDILVDRMRREFNVEANIGKPQVSYRERITKKCEIEGKFVRQSGGRGQFGHCWIRFAPADEGQEGLQFVNEVVGGVVPKEYIPAIQKGIEEQMKNGVVAGYPLIGLKATVFDGSYHDVDSNEMAFKVAASMATKQLATKGGGELLEPIMAVEVVTPEDYMGDVMGDLNRRRGMIQGMEDTVSGKVIRAEVPLGEMFGYATDVRSMSQGRASYSMEFKKYDTAPAHIVETVTKKQG; this is translated from the coding sequence ATGGCTCGTACTACTCCGATTAGTCGCTACCGTAACATCGGTATCGTCGCTCACGTAGATGCTGGTAAAACCACCACTACCGAGCGCGTCCTTTTTTACACGGGCAAAAGTCACAAGATGGGCGAGGTGCATGATGGCGCCGCGACCACAGACTGGATGGTGCAGGAGCAGGAGCGTGGTATTACCATTACTTCTGCTGCCATTACCGCCTTCTGGAAAGGTTCTGCAAAGCAGTACAAAGACGAGCATCGCTTCAACGTAATCGATACCCCGGGCCACGTTGACTTCACTATTGAAGTTGAGCGTTCCCTGCGTGTACTCGACGGCGCTGTCGTTGTGTTCTGTGGTACTTCGGGTGTTGAGCCTCAGTCGGAAACCGTATGGCGTCAAGCCAACAAATACGGCGTTCCACGTCTTGTTTACGTAAACAAGATGGACCGTGCTGGTGCAAACTTCCTGCGCGTTATTGAGCAGATCAAGAAGCGTCTGGGTCACACTCCGGTTCCAATCCAGTTGGCTATCGGTTCTGAAGACAACTTCCAGGGTCAGATTGATCTGATCAACATGGAAGCTGTGTACTGGAACGATGCTGACAAAGGTATGGTTCCTGTTCGCAAAGAAATTCCAGCTGAGCTGAAAGATCTTGCTGACGAGTGGCGCGACAACATGGTTCAGGCTGCGGCCGAAGCCAATGAAGAGCTGATGAACAAGTACCTCGAAGGTGAAGAATTCACCATCGCGGAAATCAAGGCTGCTCTGCGTCAGCGTACTATCGCTGGTGAGATCGTCTTGGCTGTTTGCGGTTCTTCCTTCAAGAACAAGGGTGTTCCCCTGGTTCTCGACGCCGTTATCGACTTCCTGCCAGCGCCTAGCGATATTCCAGCCATCAAGGGTACTGACCCTGATGACGAGTCTATCGAGCTGGAGCGTCATGCAGACGATAGCGAGCCGTTCTCGGCTCTGGCGTTCAAGATCGCTACTGACCCATTCGTGGGTACCTTGACCTTCGTCCGTGTTTACTCGGGCGTGTTGAACTCCGGCGACGGCGTGATCAACTCGGTTAAAGGCAAGAAAGAGCGTGTGGGTCGTATGGTGCAAATGCACGCAAACGCCCGTGAAGAAATCAAGGAAGTGCGCGCTGGCGACATCGCGGCCTTGATCGGCATGAAGGACGTCACCACTGGCGAAACTTTGTGCAACGCTGACAAGCCAATCATTCTGGTTCGTATGGACTTCCCGGAGCCGGTTATTTCGGTTGCCGTAGAGCCTAAGACCAAGGATGACCAGGAAAAAATGGGTATCGCTCTGGGCAAACTTGCTCAGGAAGATCCATCTTTCCGCGTTAAAACTGATGAAGAGACTGGTCAAACGATCATCTCTGGCATGGGCGAGCTTCACTTGGACATCCTGGTTGATCGGATGCGCCGTGAGTTCAACGTCGAAGCCAACATCGGCAAGCCTCAGGTTTCGTATCGTGAGCGCATCACGAAGAAGTGTGAAATCGAAGGCAAGTTCGTTCGTCAGTCCGGCGGTCGTGGCCAGTTTGGTCACTGCTGGATCCGTTTTGCACCTGCTGACGAAGGTCAGGAAGGTCTGCAGTTCGTGAACGAAGTGGTAGGTGGTGTGGTTCCTAAGGAATACATCCCGGCTATCCAGAAGGGTATCGAAGAGCAGATGAAGAACGGTGTTGTTGCCGGCTATCCGCTGATCGGCCTGAAGGCTACCGTGTTTGATGGTTCTTACCACGACGTCGACTCCAACGAGATGGCGTTTAAGGTGGCTGCTTCCATGGCGACCAAGCAACTGGCTACCAAAGGTGGCGGTGAGCTGCTTGAGCCGATCATGGCGGTAGAGGTTGTTACACCTGAAGACTATATGGGTGACGTGATGGGCGACTTGAATCGTCGTCGCGGCATGATCCAGGGTATGGAAGATACGGTTTCCGGCAAAGTTATTCGTGCCGAGGTTCCGTTGGGTGAAATGTTCGGTTATGCGACCGACGTTCGTTCCATGTCTCAGGGTCGCGCAAGCTACTCTATGGAATTCAAAAAATACGATACAGCTCCGGCGCACATCGTCGAAACTGTTACTAAAAAACAAGGCTGA
- the rplD gene encoding 50S ribosomal protein L4, whose translation MQLNVNDAQAIEVSELTFGGEFNETLVHQAVVAYMAGGRQGSKQQKTRSDVRGGGKRPWRQKGTGRARAGTIRSPIWRGGGTTFAARPQDHSQKLNKKMYRAAMRSILAELVRTDRLIVVQDFAVEAPKTKDLLNKLNGMGLTDVLIVSEVVDQNLYLAARNLPHVDVRDVQGSDPVSLIAYDKVLITVSAVKKFEELLG comes from the coding sequence ATGCAATTAAATGTAAATGATGCTCAAGCGATCGAAGTTTCCGAACTGACGTTCGGCGGCGAGTTCAACGAGACGCTGGTTCACCAAGCAGTCGTGGCCTACATGGCCGGCGGCCGTCAAGGTAGCAAGCAGCAAAAGACCCGTTCCGACGTTCGTGGTGGCGGTAAGCGCCCTTGGCGTCAGAAAGGTACTGGCCGTGCTCGTGCCGGTACTATCCGTAGCCCAATCTGGCGCGGCGGTGGTACTACTTTTGCAGCTCGTCCACAAGATCACTCTCAGAAGCTCAACAAGAAGATGTATCGCGCAGCAATGCGTTCCATCCTTGCTGAACTGGTTCGTACTGATCGTCTGATCGTGGTTCAGGACTTCGCAGTTGAAGCGCCGAAAACCAAAGATCTGCTGAACAAACTGAATGGCATGGGTCTGACAGACGTCCTGATCGTGTCTGAAGTTGTTGATCAGAACCTGTACCTGGCTGCTCGTAACCTGCCACACGTTGATGTACGTGACGTTCAAGGTTCCGACCCAGTTAGTCTGATCGCATACGACAAGGTGTTGATCACCGTGTCGGCCGTGAAGAAATTCGAGGAGCTGCTGGGATGA
- the rpsG gene encoding 30S ribosomal protein S7, with product MPRRRVAAKRDVLDDPKYGSQILAKFMNHVMESGKKAVAERIVYGALEKVKERKNSDPLEIFEKALDAIAPLVEVKSRRVGGATYQVPVEVRPSRRNALAMRWLVDFARKRGEKSMALRLAGELLDAAEGKGAAVKKREDVHRMAEANKAFSHYRF from the coding sequence ATGCCAAGAAGACGCGTAGCAGCCAAGCGCGATGTGCTTGACGATCCAAAATACGGAAGCCAAATCCTGGCCAAGTTCATGAACCACGTGATGGAAAGCGGCAAAAAAGCCGTTGCCGAGCGTATCGTTTATGGCGCGCTGGAAAAGGTTAAAGAACGCAAGAACAGCGATCCCCTGGAAATCTTCGAGAAAGCTCTCGACGCCATCGCTCCGCTGGTCGAAGTGAAGTCGCGCCGTGTAGGCGGTGCTACTTACCAGGTTCCGGTCGAAGTTCGCCCGTCCCGTCGTAACGCCCTGGCAATGCGCTGGTTGGTAGACTTCGCCCGCAAGCGCGGCGAGAAGTCTATGGCTCTGCGTTTGGCTGGCGAACTGTTGGACGCAGCTGAAGGTAAAGGTGCTGCTGTTAAGAAGCGTGAAGACGTGCACCGTATGGCCGAAGCTAACAAAGCTTTCTCGCACTACCGCTTCTAA
- the rplW gene encoding 50S ribosomal protein L23: MNQERVFKVLLGPHVSEKATVLADKKGQFVFKVATDATKLEIKKAVESLFSVKVERVTTLNVLGKSKRTARGVGKRNDWKKAVISLQPGQDLDFSSSAE, from the coding sequence ATGAACCAGGAACGCGTATTTAAAGTTCTGCTTGGCCCGCACGTTTCCGAGAAGGCTACGGTTCTGGCAGACAAGAAAGGCCAGTTCGTTTTCAAGGTTGCTACTGATGCAACCAAGCTGGAAATCAAGAAGGCCGTCGAAAGCCTGTTCAGCGTGAAAGTTGAGCGTGTTACTACCCTGAACGTTCTGGGTAAGAGCAAGCGCACCGCTCGCGGCGTGGGCAAGCGTAATGACTGGAAGAAGGCGGTAATCTCCCTTCAGCCAGGCCAAGATCTCGATTTCAGCAGCAGTGCTGAGTAA